From Paenibacillus graminis, a single genomic window includes:
- a CDS encoding transglutaminase domain-containing protein, which produces MKQLAMIMFIMCVVLTGCMGGSSDAGPEPSTAPQASAAAETKQSSGNAPPDASQTVYDLKQKYDTDNNPGIMPMYNVEQDMEFIFRFNTNLGPEAIGKTLSVHTDIKALPESKVGTLEDSQLVDGKSVYSIKPLGFGVLASDSLRAAGGSSWGNAPVYYIRLNYDLDAATPTPLKQPVIIPFTVKSDLPVPNLQADISPDGRLTLVWSEVPGAESYNIYNASHITMENTNEALSGAEQGYADQRPLLIATVPGTSYNDFMKDGRGALGIVDETITSLQNNNVQGEYYVTAVQGDKESKFSASVDTVALSKQLPRTVASEDNINLKLFKNAGELPKTVPVQFIDGSKAQGTVIYDTGSITIPQSGPTDVPFSIQGTALKGYVQVAKLTDADIASLEAAQSKGTNQGYVEPKNNTDYVPAPDVPTIIDNDGKAGESGDNVIDRQKENTRNKVDEGNKQAVPAPTISADLIHADSALEEYLTLNLMSGKTEIPLQAFPEAQNARTLVDVIEKVVYQNPLILGFRSYGYNYQTLTLHVEYDDPAEVILSKQLEILAEADKVIDAAIKDGMSVDEKQMAIYNYLNDNTTYDDAALDNAKQQQFKGVDAKFNDSFSTYGILVKKIGVCMSYAHTFQLLSDLAQVPSMVVTGTMGGVNHAWNKVKIGKEWVNVDPTNNETNSGLPYLLYNSNDATAADVDYVMDNASWLDHKLSLFQATSNAHDYYVTHGLEADSLEAYKTKLAGQLKKGETLVILRVLADTDSAELKQKTAEVIQQYDASKLANASMFELGSYVAVQL; this is translated from the coding sequence GTGAAACAATTGGCAATGATTATGTTCATCATGTGTGTAGTATTAACAGGCTGCATGGGAGGCAGCAGCGATGCCGGGCCAGAGCCGTCAACCGCCCCGCAAGCCAGTGCGGCTGCAGAGACGAAGCAATCTTCAGGGAACGCTCCGCCGGACGCTTCGCAGACGGTGTACGATCTGAAGCAAAAGTACGATACTGACAATAATCCGGGCATTATGCCCATGTACAACGTCGAGCAGGATATGGAATTTATATTCAGGTTCAATACGAATCTCGGCCCAGAGGCGATTGGCAAGACGCTGTCCGTACATACCGATATCAAGGCACTGCCGGAGAGCAAGGTGGGGACCCTTGAAGACTCACAGCTTGTAGATGGCAAAAGCGTATACTCCATTAAGCCGCTAGGCTTCGGCGTTCTCGCTTCCGATTCCCTACGCGCAGCCGGGGGCAGCTCCTGGGGGAACGCCCCCGTGTACTACATACGGCTCAACTATGACCTGGATGCGGCTACACCTACTCCTCTGAAGCAGCCGGTTATCATTCCGTTTACGGTGAAATCGGATCTGCCCGTACCGAATCTGCAAGCCGACATCAGCCCGGACGGCAGACTGACGCTGGTCTGGAGTGAGGTGCCGGGAGCAGAAAGCTACAATATTTATAATGCTTCGCACATTACGATGGAGAATACCAATGAGGCGCTCAGTGGCGCGGAGCAAGGTTATGCGGATCAGCGTCCGCTGCTGATCGCGACGGTTCCCGGCACTTCTTATAACGACTTCATGAAGGACGGGCGCGGTGCGCTTGGTATTGTAGATGAGACAATCACTAGCCTCCAAAACAACAATGTTCAAGGTGAATATTACGTAACCGCGGTTCAGGGGGACAAAGAGTCCAAGTTCAGTGCCTCCGTGGATACTGTTGCGCTGTCCAAACAGCTGCCGCGCACCGTGGCTTCCGAGGATAATATCAATCTGAAATTGTTCAAGAACGCCGGGGAACTGCCCAAGACAGTCCCTGTCCAGTTTATTGACGGCTCCAAAGCCCAGGGAACTGTTATTTACGACACCGGTTCCATCACCATTCCGCAGTCCGGTCCAACCGATGTCCCGTTTTCCATTCAAGGCACTGCGCTGAAGGGATACGTCCAAGTTGCGAAGTTGACGGATGCGGATATTGCGAGTCTTGAGGCCGCTCAGAGCAAAGGGACCAATCAAGGGTATGTGGAGCCGAAGAATAACACGGATTATGTGCCTGCACCCGATGTGCCGACTATCATTGACAATGACGGGAAGGCCGGCGAATCTGGTGATAATGTCATTGACCGGCAAAAAGAAAATACCCGGAACAAGGTGGACGAAGGGAACAAGCAGGCAGTGCCTGCGCCAACGATATCAGCAGACTTAATCCATGCGGACTCTGCGCTGGAAGAGTATCTCACCTTGAATCTGATGAGCGGGAAGACCGAAATTCCGCTGCAGGCCTTCCCGGAGGCGCAAAATGCGCGTACGCTGGTGGATGTGATAGAAAAAGTAGTCTATCAGAACCCGCTCATTCTCGGATTCCGCAGCTACGGCTACAATTATCAGACCCTGACGCTGCATGTGGAGTACGATGATCCTGCCGAGGTCATCTTGTCCAAACAGCTGGAAATCCTCGCAGAGGCAGACAAAGTGATCGATGCCGCCATCAAGGACGGCATGAGCGTAGATGAGAAGCAGATGGCGATCTACAATTATCTGAATGACAACACCACCTACGACGATGCTGCGCTGGACAATGCCAAGCAGCAGCAGTTCAAGGGTGTGGATGCAAAGTTCAACGATTCCTTCAGTACCTACGGCATTCTGGTCAAAAAGATTGGCGTATGCATGAGCTATGCTCACACCTTCCAGCTGCTCTCTGATCTGGCCCAAGTCCCTTCGATGGTGGTCACGGGAACGATGGGCGGCGTGAATCACGCCTGGAACAAAGTGAAGATCGGCAAGGAATGGGTCAATGTCGACCCCACCAATAACGAGACCAATTCCGGACTTCCGTATCTGCTCTACAATTCCAACGATGCTACTGCCGCCGATGTAGATTATGTCATGGACAACGCCTCTTGGCTGGACCATAAGCTGTCCCTGTTCCAGGCAACAAGCAATGCCCATGATTATTACGTGACACACGGCCTTGAGGCCGATTCACTTGAAGCGTACAAGACCAAGCTGGCCGGGCAGCTGAAGAAAGGGGAGACCCTGGTTATCCTGCGCGTCCTGGCCGATACGGACAGTGCGGAGCTTAAGCAGAAAACCGCCGAGGTCATTCAGCAATATGATGCAAGCAAGCTGGCCAATGCAAGTATGTTTGAATTAGGAAGCTATGTGGCGGTTCAGCTGTAG
- a CDS encoding SpoVR family protein — MPGDEIQALERAIAEITEIASGFGLDFYPMRYEICPADIIYTFGAYGMPTRFGHWSFGKTFHKMKSQYDFGLSKIYELVINSNPCYAFLLDGNSLVQNKLIVAHVLAHCDFFKNNMRFSMSNRDMVESMSATADRIADYSVTYGIDTVESFIDSVLAVQEHIDPSLIQPRKLGKTHLLEAKMKERKEAPPGGAGPANPYDELWDLENGKTAGPEPETAGKRKFPPEPEKDMVWFIQQYSTALEDWQRDIMTMLRDEMLYFWPQMETKIMNEGWASYWHQRIMRELDLTPEETVEYAKLNSSVVQPSRQSLNPYYLGLKIFEDIERRWDRDKMFEVRELDSDISFIRSYLSKQLVNDLDLYVFEKKGPEWKITDKAWENVRDQLVLARVNGGSPYLVIEDADYERNGELLIVHRYESIELDLKYLERTLPHIYALWGRSVHLQTVVEDKKALFSYDGKKVQRRFL; from the coding sequence ATGCCCGGAGATGAGATTCAAGCACTGGAACGGGCGATTGCCGAAATTACGGAGATTGCTTCCGGGTTTGGGCTGGATTTTTACCCGATGCGTTATGAGATATGCCCCGCCGACATCATTTATACATTCGGTGCCTACGGGATGCCTACCCGGTTCGGGCACTGGAGCTTCGGCAAGACGTTCCACAAGATGAAGTCGCAGTATGATTTTGGACTCAGTAAAATCTATGAGCTTGTCATTAACTCCAATCCCTGCTACGCCTTCCTGCTGGACGGCAACTCCCTGGTCCAGAACAAGCTGATTGTCGCGCATGTCCTCGCCCACTGCGATTTCTTCAAAAACAACATGCGCTTCTCCATGTCCAACCGCGACATGGTCGAGAGCATGTCGGCCACCGCGGACCGGATCGCTGATTATTCAGTGACGTATGGTATAGATACCGTGGAGAGCTTCATCGATTCCGTGCTGGCGGTTCAGGAGCATATCGACCCCAGTCTGATCCAGCCCCGCAAGCTGGGCAAGACCCACCTGCTCGAAGCCAAGATGAAGGAGCGCAAGGAGGCTCCTCCCGGAGGCGCCGGACCGGCGAATCCCTACGATGAGCTGTGGGATCTGGAGAACGGCAAAACGGCCGGCCCCGAACCGGAAACAGCCGGGAAGCGCAAGTTCCCGCCTGAGCCGGAGAAGGATATGGTCTGGTTCATCCAGCAATATTCAACGGCGCTGGAAGATTGGCAGCGCGACATCATGACCATGCTGCGTGACGAAATGCTCTATTTCTGGCCGCAGATGGAGACGAAGATCATGAACGAGGGCTGGGCTTCGTATTGGCATCAGCGGATTATGCGCGAGCTGGACCTGACGCCTGAGGAGACGGTGGAATACGCCAAGCTCAATTCCTCGGTTGTTCAGCCCTCCCGGCAGAGCCTCAACCCTTACTACCTGGGGTTGAAGATCTTCGAGGACATCGAGCGCCGCTGGGACCGTGACAAAATGTTCGAGGTACGAGAGCTGGACTCGGACATCTCTTTTATCCGCAGCTATCTGTCGAAGCAACTGGTCAATGACCTGGATCTCTACGTCTTCGAGAAGAAAGGCCCGGAGTGGAAAATTACCGACAAGGCCTGGGAAAATGTGCGTGACCAGCTGGTGCTGGCCCGGGTCAACGGCGGCTCGCCGTACCTGGTCATTGAGGATGCGGACTACGAGCGCAACGGCGAGCTGCTGATCGTCCACCGCTACGAGAGCATCGAGCTGGATCTGAAATATCTGGAGCGCACACTCCCGCATATCTACGCTCTCTGGGGCCGGAGCGTACATTTACAGACGGTCGTGGAGGATAAAAAAGCGCTCTTCTCGTATGACGGGAAGAAGGTGCAGCGGCGGTTTTTGTAG
- a CDS encoding bifunctional glycosyltransferase family 2/GtrA family protein codes for MTILIPAYEPDERLLDLIEQLCDYQLGPIVLVDDGSGPAYRGIFNIAEAFGCTVLTHPLNFGKGLALKTGFRYIHEAGLPGYVVCADSDGQHLPHDIKRIAEVLLNQTTPGIVLGSRRFSGTIPLRSRFGNAVTRVVFSLTTGTKIYDTQTGLRGFSPQLLDWLCRIPGERFEYEMNMLLTARQEGYTITEEFIDTVYLDNNKSSHFRPLADSFRIYLPILMFSTSSLVSALLDFTLLFLFQRLSHNLFLSVAAARLCSSIFNYSMNRRYVFTGGKPSRLHKSLPKYFALVLLVLLFNYGLLYFYNEKLIIPLAAAKLLTEVSIFLFSYWAQRRFVY; via the coding sequence ATGACTATATTGATCCCGGCTTATGAGCCAGATGAACGGCTGCTGGATTTAATTGAACAGCTCTGCGATTACCAGCTTGGGCCGATTGTCCTTGTAGATGACGGCAGCGGCCCGGCTTACCGGGGGATCTTCAACATTGCAGAAGCATTCGGCTGCACGGTTCTGACCCATCCGCTCAATTTCGGAAAAGGGCTCGCCCTCAAAACAGGGTTCCGGTACATCCACGAGGCCGGGCTGCCAGGCTATGTGGTCTGTGCGGATAGTGACGGCCAGCATCTGCCCCATGACATTAAGCGGATTGCCGAGGTGCTCCTGAACCAGACCACTCCCGGAATCGTCCTGGGCAGCCGCCGCTTCAGCGGGACCATTCCCCTGCGCAGCCGCTTCGGCAACGCTGTGACACGTGTTGTCTTTTCCCTGACGACAGGCACCAAAATTTATGATACCCAGACCGGTCTGCGCGGCTTCTCCCCCCAGCTGCTGGACTGGCTGTGCCGGATTCCCGGCGAACGGTTCGAATATGAAATGAATATGCTGCTCACCGCCCGCCAGGAGGGCTATACGATTACCGAAGAGTTCATCGATACCGTCTATCTGGATAACAATAAATCATCCCATTTCCGGCCTTTGGCGGATTCCTTCCGGATCTATCTGCCGATTCTAATGTTCAGCACTTCATCGCTGGTATCGGCCCTGCTCGACTTCACACTGTTGTTCCTGTTCCAGCGTCTCAGCCATAACCTGTTCCTGTCGGTTGCCGCCGCAAGATTATGCAGCTCCATCTTCAACTATTCCATGAACCGCAGATACGTGTTCACCGGCGGCAAACCCTCCAGGCTGCACAAGTCGCTGCCCAAATACTTTGCACTGGTGCTCCTCGTGCTGCTGTTCAATTACGGGCTGCTCTATTTCTACAATGAAAAGCTGATCATCCCGCTCGCCGCCGCCAAGCTGCTGACTGAAGTTTCAATCTTCCTGTTCAGCTACTGGGCGCAGCGGAGGTTTGTGTACTAG
- a CDS encoding phosphodiester glycosidase family protein, whose product MKNMRTRQAWSFKRNLLIVMIVVLLGLGTVIYSLADRYLIEHVEVAAADDTAAASSSTAATTAAALAEVNAASDDWNYSSDDIQIRIDQVQTGSGTDQITYFVADVVLKDASSLRSAFADNSFGTNITEDTSEIASSNNAIFAINGDYYGFRNDGVIIRNGTVYRDDPVRDAMALFGDGTMQTYNEEEVSSSDLLAQGAANTLSFGPILIQDGKIASDFSNVKIDTNLGNRSIQNANPRTAVGMIAPNHYVFVVVDGRSEGYSRGMTLTELANVMSDLGATEAYNLDGGGSSTMYFMGRVVNNPQGKNQERGVSDILYIKEGATS is encoded by the coding sequence ATGAAAAACATGCGGACAAGACAAGCCTGGAGCTTCAAACGCAACCTGCTGATCGTGATGATTGTGGTCCTCCTGGGTCTCGGTACAGTGATATATAGTCTCGCAGACCGTTACCTGATCGAACATGTCGAAGTCGCCGCAGCGGATGATACAGCCGCAGCAAGCTCCAGTACGGCAGCAACCACAGCCGCAGCCTTAGCCGAGGTTAACGCGGCTTCAGACGACTGGAATTATTCCAGCGACGATATCCAGATCCGGATCGACCAGGTGCAGACCGGGTCCGGCACAGACCAGATCACCTATTTTGTCGCAGATGTGGTCCTTAAGGATGCCAGCAGCCTGCGGTCTGCTTTTGCCGACAACAGCTTTGGCACCAATATCACGGAGGATACCTCGGAGATCGCCTCCAGCAACAATGCGATCTTTGCCATCAACGGCGATTATTATGGCTTCCGCAACGACGGGGTGATTATCCGGAATGGCACCGTCTACCGCGATGACCCGGTGCGGGATGCGATGGCGCTGTTCGGGGACGGGACAATGCAGACCTACAACGAGGAGGAAGTTTCTTCGTCCGACCTCCTGGCGCAAGGAGCCGCCAACACGCTGTCCTTCGGGCCGATTCTGATCCAGGACGGCAAGATCGCCAGTGATTTCAGCAATGTTAAAATCGATACCAACTTAGGCAACCGCTCCATCCAGAATGCAAATCCCCGGACCGCAGTTGGCATGATTGCACCAAACCATTATGTATTCGTCGTAGTGGACGGGCGCAGTGAAGGGTATAGCCGGGGGATGACCCTAACCGAGCTGGCGAATGTCATGTCTGATCTCGGAGCCACCGAAGCCTACAATCTGGACGGCGGCGGTTCATCCACCATGTATTTCATGGGACGGGTCGTGAATAATCCGCAGGGCAAGAACCAGGAACGCGGCGTCAGCGACATTCTGTATATCAAGGAGGGGGCAACATCATGA
- a CDS encoding response regulator transcription factor, with protein MPQRVLLIEDDEAISEMVRSYLVKEGYEVETAFDGDAAEKLFHRGGAYDLVLLDLMLPKRSGSDVLQTIRRDSLVPVLIMSAKDSDVDKALGLGFGADDYITKPFSMIELAARVKAAIRRAGYAAVGVPSQEAAPVQEKANIISLRGLTVDLDNFSVLKNGEEVKLTAKEFQILGLFVSSPGRVYTKSQIYNSVWDDDYYGDENVINVHMRRLREKIEDDPSKPEYIKTLWGIGYKLGDVLE; from the coding sequence ATGCCACAGCGCGTGCTGTTAATAGAGGATGACGAGGCAATCAGTGAAATGGTGCGCTCGTATTTGGTCAAAGAGGGGTATGAGGTGGAGACGGCATTCGACGGGGATGCGGCGGAGAAGCTTTTTCACCGGGGCGGGGCTTATGATCTGGTTCTGCTGGATCTGATGCTTCCCAAACGGAGCGGCAGCGATGTACTTCAGACGATTCGCCGGGACAGCCTGGTGCCTGTGCTGATTATGTCCGCAAAGGACAGTGATGTGGACAAGGCGCTGGGCCTCGGCTTCGGCGCGGATGATTATATTACGAAGCCGTTCTCGATGATTGAGCTGGCAGCGCGGGTGAAGGCGGCAATCCGCAGGGCCGGGTATGCTGCTGTGGGAGTTCCCAGTCAGGAAGCGGCTCCGGTGCAGGAGAAGGCTAATATAATTTCACTGCGCGGACTTACCGTGGATCTCGATAATTTCTCGGTGCTGAAGAACGGCGAGGAGGTCAAGCTGACCGCCAAGGAGTTCCAGATTCTAGGGTTGTTCGTAAGCAGTCCCGGACGGGTATATACCAAATCGCAGATTTACAACAGTGTCTGGGACGATGATTATTACGGGGATGAGAATGTCATTAATGTACATATGCGCAGATTGCGTGAAAAAATTGAAGATGACCCGTCGAAGCCGGAGTACATCAAAACGCTGTGGGGCATTGGCTACAAGCTGGGGGATGTGCTGGAATGA
- a CDS encoding sensor histidine kinase — MIAFWSVAVLLLLLVVLWQYLRLREHSRQLDYIHTKLTDILGRGSHERLLLFNNDPHLQILLTDLNRLLDVNHRGAVELAKLEKSMRSMLANISHDLKTPLTVVLGYIETVLQDQAMAKEEQERILHTIHAKAGEVIRLMNSFFDLAKLESGDKEIPLSRVELGEVCRRNILSFYEILNAKGSEVDIELPDEALYIMGNEEALDRVLSNLISNAIKYGDAGGVLGLRLYSDGDQVCIEVWDRGKGITESDQDKVFERLYTLEDSRNRDYQGSGLGLTITKRLTEQMNGSITLRSKPHVKTAFTLSFRRQTF, encoded by the coding sequence ATGATTGCTTTTTGGAGTGTGGCGGTACTGTTGCTTCTGCTTGTGGTCCTATGGCAGTACCTGCGTTTGCGGGAGCATTCCCGCCAGCTCGACTATATCCATACCAAGCTTACGGATATTCTGGGCCGGGGGTCGCACGAAAGGCTGCTTTTGTTCAACAATGATCCTCATCTGCAAATTCTGCTTACCGATCTGAACCGGCTGCTGGACGTCAATCACAGGGGAGCGGTGGAGCTTGCCAAGCTGGAGAAATCCATGCGCAGCATGCTGGCGAACATCTCTCATGATCTGAAAACCCCGCTGACGGTGGTGCTCGGTTATATTGAAACGGTTCTTCAGGATCAGGCGATGGCCAAGGAGGAGCAGGAGAGGATTCTGCATACGATCCATGCCAAGGCAGGAGAAGTGATCCGGCTGATGAACAGTTTTTTTGATCTGGCCAAGCTGGAGAGCGGGGACAAGGAGATTCCCCTGTCACGGGTGGAGCTGGGGGAGGTCTGCCGGAGAAACATCCTCTCCTTCTACGAAATTCTCAATGCCAAGGGCAGTGAAGTGGACATTGAGCTCCCGGATGAGGCGCTGTATATCATGGGCAACGAAGAGGCGCTGGACAGGGTGCTGTCGAATCTGATCTCCAATGCAATCAAGTATGGGGATGCCGGCGGGGTGCTTGGACTCAGGCTGTACAGCGACGGGGATCAGGTGTGCATAGAGGTGTGGGACCGGGGCAAGGGCATCACCGAAAGCGACCAGGACAAGGTTTTTGAGCGGCTCTATACGCTGGAGGATTCACGCAACCGCGATTACCAGGGGAGCGGACTGGGGCTGACCATCACCAAACGGCTGACAGAACAGATGAACGGCAGCATTACCTTGCGCAGCAAACCTCATGTCAAAACAGCATTTACGCTTTCTTTTCGCAGGCAGACTTTCTGA
- a CDS encoding ABC transporter ATP-binding protein: MTTILRTWDLTKEYQGKEAVRGVNMSIKQGEIYGFLGPNGAGKTTVMKMITNLVKPTAGNIEFFGESMTDHSYEMLKRMGCIIEYPVFYDKLTARENLQLHGEYMGYYDAKAMEEALELVKLRGVDKKPVKQFSLGMKQRLGIARAVMTKPELLILDEPINGLDPMGIKELREVFRMLSREYGITLLISSHLLGEIEQVADTIGVIRDGILLEEVAMDRIRSQNTQYIELITGESSKAVYVLEHKLGLTNFKVLDPRTIRIYDAVQQLELNKALIEAGVELDSLSKKNLSLEDHFVELMGGEGIA; encoded by the coding sequence ATGACCACCATATTGCGGACTTGGGATTTAACCAAGGAGTATCAAGGTAAAGAGGCTGTTCGCGGCGTGAACATGAGCATCAAGCAAGGTGAAATTTACGGTTTCCTGGGACCGAATGGAGCGGGCAAAACCACGGTGATGAAAATGATCACCAATCTGGTGAAGCCGACAGCGGGGAATATTGAATTTTTTGGAGAGAGCATGACGGACCATTCCTATGAAATGCTGAAGCGTATGGGCTGCATTATTGAATATCCGGTGTTCTACGACAAACTGACGGCGAGAGAAAACCTCCAGCTGCACGGGGAGTATATGGGGTACTACGATGCGAAGGCCATGGAAGAAGCGCTGGAGCTGGTCAAGCTGAGGGGTGTGGACAAAAAGCCGGTCAAGCAGTTCTCCCTGGGGATGAAGCAGCGGCTGGGCATTGCCCGGGCGGTAATGACCAAACCGGAGCTGCTCATTCTGGATGAGCCGATCAACGGATTGGACCCCATGGGTATCAAGGAACTGCGTGAAGTATTCCGCATGCTGAGCCGGGAATATGGAATAACGCTGCTGATCTCCAGCCACCTTCTGGGGGAGATTGAACAGGTCGCCGACACCATCGGCGTGATCCGTGACGGAATTTTGCTGGAGGAAGTAGCGATGGATAGGATCCGCAGCCAGAACACGCAATACATTGAACTGATTACCGGAGAGAGCAGCAAAGCGGTGTATGTGCTGGAGCACAAGCTGGGCCTCACCAACTTCAAGGTGCTGGACCCCCGCACGATCCGCATTTACGATGCCGTACAGCAGCTTGAACTGAATAAAGCACTGATAGAAGCGGGCGTAGAGCTGGACAGCCTGAGTAAAAAGAATCTTTCGCTGGAAGATCATTTTGTGGAACTGATGGGGGGTGAAGGCATTGCTTAA
- a CDS encoding ABC transporter permease, translating into MKALLKLIQLEIRKNKLFGMLKGVAIAVLLILGFMLLLTYVDAEDGSGRGEFKTYAEMLEGLYILVKVTFVVFASVVLSKLVIDEYKNNTITLLFMYPISRKKLLAAKIIIVFLFTLLSVFISDILIGALLIGINSFTHVIPGQLELTAISREVVRIGADAIYAAGIGLIPLYIGMRKKSVPATIVTAVLFVGVSSSDFGGFRMSNLVGISIFFSLLGVAIAYLSIRNIEQKDIA; encoded by the coding sequence GTGAAGGCATTGCTTAAGCTGATACAACTGGAAATCCGTAAAAATAAGCTGTTTGGCATGCTCAAAGGTGTGGCCATTGCCGTCTTATTGATTCTTGGCTTTATGCTTCTGCTTACTTACGTTGACGCTGAGGACGGCAGCGGCAGAGGGGAATTCAAGACTTATGCAGAGATGTTAGAAGGCTTGTATATTTTGGTCAAAGTGACCTTTGTGGTGTTTGCTTCGGTTGTGCTGAGCAAGCTGGTGATCGACGAGTATAAGAACAATACCATTACATTGCTCTTTATGTACCCGATCTCCCGTAAAAAACTCCTGGCTGCCAAAATTATCATCGTCTTCCTCTTTACACTGCTCAGCGTTTTTATATCAGATATTCTGATTGGCGCCCTTCTGATTGGAATTAACTCTTTCACTCATGTGATTCCGGGACAGCTGGAGCTCACTGCGATTTCTCGAGAGGTGGTCCGCATAGGGGCAGATGCGATCTATGCGGCAGGAATTGGACTCATTCCTTTATACATCGGAATGCGTAAAAAATCCGTACCCGCTACCATAGTTACTGCGGTGCTGTTTGTCGGCGTGAGTTCCTCCGATTTTGGCGGCTTCCGGATGAGCAATCTGGTAGGGATCTCCATCTTCTTCAGCCTGCTTGGCGTAGCCATCGCTTACCTGTCGATCCGGAATATCGAACAAAAGGATATTGCCTGA
- a CDS encoding ATP-binding protein: protein MPIKWSSILDRVLSEEGAYKALYDHHPDLIIVLDRQGYYVESNRAFEAAAGADSLLHKPLPGSRPQPPGEEYFAAALGGIGSGVELQVEEGSGSRPAAITYVPIKAEEGIAGVFAIVHYDQSRGLPLEVEEWLGSLITREEPPMEWTDDRTPGHEEILAAMGAAAEQQQAELVLEMSEDKHLGLILNSVAAGIFGLDTQGRTFFINREGADMLGYTPAELIGRTFAGQVHHIHGDGSRYQIECPISQTLQDGRTRSKGDEIFWRKDGTSFFASYRIAPLMHKGRICGVVGSFSDITNEREILRAKETAEQAAQAKADFLAMMSHEIRTPMNGMIGMADLLLETELEEEQRTYAEILRNSSYSLLKILNDILDFSKMEAGKMPLVSEKFDLREMMESIIDLFTPKAEEKKLALRWWADTSVPSMVTTDPSRLRQIIVNLVGNALKFTERGSVTLSVKNIQLPASPEYLLEFSVRDTGVGIADSKLNLLFQSFSQLHPFINRKYGGTGLGLAICKQLVELMGGTIFVESEEDRGSTFRFMLPFVKEEMEADITP, encoded by the coding sequence ATGCCTATAAAATGGTCTTCCATTCTGGACCGGGTGCTTTCGGAGGAAGGCGCCTATAAAGCGTTATATGATCATCATCCCGACCTGATAATTGTGCTGGACAGGCAGGGGTACTATGTGGAGAGCAACCGTGCTTTTGAAGCAGCCGCTGGAGCAGATTCGCTGCTCCATAAGCCGTTGCCGGGTTCCCGGCCACAGCCCCCAGGGGAGGAATATTTTGCCGCAGCGCTTGGAGGTATCGGCTCCGGGGTTGAGCTGCAGGTGGAAGAGGGGAGCGGAAGCCGCCCTGCGGCCATTACGTATGTGCCAATAAAAGCTGAAGAAGGGATCGCAGGCGTATTTGCTATTGTTCATTATGACCAGAGCCGCGGTCTTCCGCTTGAGGTTGAAGAGTGGCTCGGCAGTCTCATCACCCGGGAGGAACCTCCCATGGAATGGACGGATGACCGGACACCGGGGCATGAAGAGATACTTGCCGCAATGGGGGCAGCAGCGGAACAACAGCAGGCAGAGCTGGTGCTGGAGATGTCTGAGGACAAGCATCTTGGCCTGATACTGAACTCTGTTGCGGCGGGGATTTTTGGACTGGATACACAGGGAAGAACATTTTTTATCAATCGTGAAGGGGCAGATATGCTGGGATATACTCCCGCTGAATTGATTGGCCGGACTTTTGCCGGACAGGTTCATCATATCCATGGAGACGGGTCAAGGTACCAGATTGAATGTCCGATCTCGCAGACCCTCCAGGACGGCCGTACACGCAGCAAAGGGGACGAAATCTTCTGGCGGAAAGACGGCACCAGCTTTTTTGCCAGCTACCGGATTGCCCCGCTTATGCATAAAGGCAGGATATGCGGGGTGGTGGGTTCCTTCAGCGATATTACGAATGAACGGGAGATTCTCCGGGCCAAAGAAACGGCAGAGCAGGCCGCTCAGGCTAAAGCGGATTTTCTTGCCATGATGAGCCATGAGATCCGCACTCCAATGAACGGGATGATCGGGATGGCTGACCTCCTGCTGGAAACGGAGCTTGAGGAAGAACAGCGCACCTATGCTGAGATTCTGCGTAACAGCAGCTACAGCCTGCTCAAAATCCTGAATGACATCCTCGATTTCAGCAAGATGGAAGCCGGTAAAATGCCGCTGGTGTCAGAGAAATTTGATCTGCGTGAGATGATGGAGAGCATTATAGATTTATTTACCCCCAAAGCGGAAGAGAAAAAGCTGGCGCTGCGGTGGTGGGCGGATACCAGTGTGCCGTCCATGGTCACTACCGACCCCAGCCGCTTGCGCCAGATTATTGTGAATCTCGTCGGCAATGCCCTGAAATTCACCGAACGGGGCAGCGTTACCCTGTCCGTGAAGAATATTCAGCTGCCGGCTTCGCCGGAGTATCTGCTGGAATTTTCAGTGCGGGATACGGGGGTGGGGATTGCCGACAGTAAGCTGAATCTGCTGTTTCAATCCTTTTCCCAGCTTCATCCCTTCATCAACCGCAAATACGGCGGCACGGGACTAGGACTGGCCATCTGCAAGCAGCTGGTGGAGCTGATGGGCGGAACGATTTTTGTAGAGAGCGAAGAGGACCGGGGCTCCACCTTCCGCTTCATGCTTCCTTTCGTTAAGGAGGAGATGGAGGCGGATATCACTCCTTAA